One window of Dechloromonas sp. ZY10 genomic DNA carries:
- a CDS encoding TonB-dependent receptor plug domain-containing protein, with the protein MINLNLPATCLSLACLTACPASAEDLLQLSLEELMRIEVTSVSKKSQPADQAAAAIHVLTSDDIRRSGATSLPEVLRLVPGVQVARIDGNKWAVSIRGMNARWSGQLLVLQDGRSLYSPLFGGVYWEAQDTPLEDIERIEVIRGPGGTLWGANAVNGVINIITRHAGTTQGGLATVTTGSHERSIMVRQGGQLGEHTFLRAYAKQIDHDALPATAGGRAHDAWNTIRAGFRLDHQSGSDSLRIDAAAYEGNLQQTAILTRPGLAGNLRWPESAGMRGSHLQLHWQRELDNGASWQMQVYLDRAEREEKVLQQQIDTADLELQHRFRPHHSHEIVIGTGYRQVSDWLLASDPTLSIRNQRQLNRRYHLFLQDEIALAERLRLTLGSKFEHHPNNGWEPQPNVRLAWQPAPQHTLWGAWSQTVHTPSRADRDLTLNLTGWPLLSILGTPNFASQRLQATEIGYRQLLSPRFSYDFTVYQYEYDNLRSLEPVAGTSFPRLAYLYGNQLEARARGAELSAAWQATADWRVNAAYSHLQLSATPRPGSRDNTDQVGAYTRSGPRHQFNLQSQLKLSQNVEFDAFWYWVAAYGGVPAYRRLDLRLSWQFRPGSTLTLVGQNLLAASHQEQIGQDTLASSVPRGAYLQFRQAF; encoded by the coding sequence GTGATCAATCTCAACCTCCCAGCCACGTGCCTGAGTCTCGCCTGCCTGACCGCATGCCCCGCTAGTGCCGAAGACCTGCTGCAGTTGTCGCTGGAGGAACTGATGCGGATCGAAGTTACCTCGGTCAGCAAAAAAAGCCAGCCCGCCGACCAGGCCGCTGCCGCAATTCACGTACTGACCAGCGATGACATCCGGCGCTCGGGAGCCACCAGCCTGCCAGAAGTCCTGCGCCTGGTACCCGGCGTGCAAGTAGCGAGGATTGATGGAAACAAATGGGCAGTCAGCATCCGCGGAATGAATGCACGCTGGTCGGGCCAACTGCTCGTGCTACAGGACGGCCGCAGCCTATATTCGCCACTGTTTGGCGGGGTCTATTGGGAGGCCCAGGACACTCCGCTTGAAGACATTGAGCGGATTGAAGTCATTCGCGGTCCAGGCGGTACGCTCTGGGGAGCCAACGCAGTAAACGGGGTGATCAACATCATCACCCGTCATGCTGGGACAACCCAGGGCGGACTGGCCACCGTCACGACAGGCAGCCACGAGCGCAGCATCATGGTGCGTCAAGGGGGGCAGTTGGGCGAACACACTTTCCTGCGCGCTTACGCCAAGCAAATCGACCATGATGCGCTTCCGGCAACCGCCGGCGGACGAGCACACGATGCCTGGAATACGATTCGCGCCGGATTTCGCCTCGATCATCAAAGCGGCAGCGACAGTTTGCGCATTGATGCCGCAGCCTACGAAGGCAACCTGCAGCAGACCGCAATCCTCACGCGCCCGGGGCTGGCGGGCAATCTCCGCTGGCCGGAAAGTGCCGGGATGCGCGGCAGCCACCTGCAACTGCACTGGCAGAGGGAACTCGACAACGGCGCCAGCTGGCAGATGCAAGTCTACCTAGACCGCGCCGAGCGGGAAGAAAAGGTGCTGCAGCAGCAAATCGATACAGCCGATCTCGAACTGCAACATCGCTTCCGGCCGCATCACTCGCACGAAATCGTCATCGGAACCGGCTACCGGCAAGTCAGCGACTGGCTCCTTGCCAGCGATCCGACACTGAGCATCCGTAACCAGCGGCAATTAAACCGGCGCTACCACCTATTCCTGCAGGACGAAATCGCGCTTGCCGAGCGCTTGCGCCTGACCCTGGGGAGCAAGTTCGAACACCACCCCAATAATGGCTGGGAACCCCAGCCCAATGTACGCCTTGCATGGCAACCCGCCCCTCAGCACACTCTCTGGGGAGCCTGGTCGCAAACCGTCCACACCCCGTCACGCGCTGACCGTGACCTCACCCTAAATCTAACCGGCTGGCCCCTGCTCTCAATACTTGGCACCCCGAATTTTGCCAGCCAGCGACTGCAAGCCACCGAAATCGGCTATCGCCAGTTGCTCAGCCCCCGGTTCTCCTACGATTTCACCGTCTACCAGTACGAATACGACAATCTGCGATCACTTGAGCCTGTCGCCGGAACAAGCTTCCCTCGCCTGGCATACCTGTATGGCAACCAGCTCGAAGCCAGAGCTCGCGGGGCCGAATTGAGTGCCGCCTGGCAGGCCACTGCCGACTGGCGAGTGAACGCCGCATACAGCCACTTGCAACTCTCCGCCACCCCTCGCCCCGGGAGCCGTGACAACACAGACCAGGTCGGTGCATATACCCGCAGCGGCCCTCGCCATCAATTCAATCTGCAATCTCAACTCAAGCTGAGCCAGAACGTGGAGTTTGACGCCTTCTGGTACTGGGTTGCTGCTTATGGGGGAGTCCCGGCCTATCGCCGTCTTGACCTACGCCTGTCCTGGCAGTTCCGTCCAGGCAGCACGCTGACCTTGGTCGGCCAAAATCTTCTTGCGGCCAGCCACCAGGAACAAATTGGGCAAGATACGCTTGCCAGTTCCGTGCCGCGCGGTGCTTACCTGCAATTCAGGCAAGCCTTCTGA
- a CDS encoding YfhL family 4Fe-4S dicluster ferredoxin encodes MALMITDECINCDVCEPECPNEAISQGDEIYVIDPNKCTECVGHYDEPQCVQVCPVDCIPKDPGNAENEDQLWAKYEKLTGNKRA; translated from the coding sequence ATGGCCCTGATGATTACCGACGAGTGCATCAACTGCGACGTGTGCGAGCCGGAGTGCCCGAACGAAGCGATTTCGCAAGGTGACGAGATTTACGTCATCGATCCGAACAAGTGCACCGAGTGCGTCGGCCACTACGACGAACCGCAATGCGTCCAGGTCTGCCCGGTCGACTGCATTCCCAAGGATCCGGGCAATGCCGAGAACGAAGATCAACTGTGGGCCAAGTACGAAAAGCTGACGGGCAACAAGCGCGCCTGA
- the coaD gene encoding pantetheine-phosphate adenylyltransferase: protein MPANSNSSKLDRRVAIYPGTFDPITRGHEDLVRRAASLFDRLILAIAESPSKQPRFSLAERVEMAQEILSDVPNLEIVGFNTLLMDFVHEQGAKVIVRGLRAVSDFEYEFQMAGMNRSLFPEVETVFLTPGEQYMFISATMVREIARLGGDVSKFVQPCVVKRLRASISVK, encoded by the coding sequence GTGCCGGCCAATTCCAATTCCAGCAAACTCGACCGCCGCGTGGCGATCTATCCGGGTACCTTCGACCCGATCACCCGGGGCCACGAGGATCTGGTACGCCGTGCCGCCAGCCTGTTCGACCGGCTGATCCTGGCGATTGCCGAAAGCCCGAGCAAGCAGCCCCGTTTCAGCCTGGCCGAACGGGTCGAGATGGCGCAGGAGATTCTCTCCGACGTTCCCAACCTGGAAATTGTCGGCTTCAACACCCTGCTGATGGACTTCGTGCACGAGCAGGGTGCCAAGGTGATCGTCCGCGGCCTGCGCGCGGTGTCCGATTTCGAATACGAATTCCAGATGGCGGGCATGAACCGCAGCCTGTTCCCCGAAGTCGAAACCGTGTTTCTGACCCCCGGCGAGCAATACATGTTCATCTCGGCCACGATGGTCCGTGAAATCGCCCGTCTCGGCGGCGATGTCAGCAAATTTGTCCAACCTTGTGTCGTAAAACGCCTGCGGGCGTCCATTTCAGTTAAATAG
- the rsmD gene encoding 16S rRNA (guanine(966)-N(2))-methyltransferase RsmD codes for MSAKAGSGSNAVRIVGGELRRRVLRFPDSEGLRPTPDRVRETLFNWLGQELDGWHCLDLFAGSGALGFEAASRGAARVVMIEKAPRVLAALQENHELLHKPAAVEIVRGDALQYLSSSKSKFDLIFVDPPYHKGWIARLEPLLDAALHADGALYLEAENEIETLGPWQTVRHGKAGEVHFHLMRREPSQPND; via the coding sequence ATGAGTGCCAAAGCCGGCTCCGGCAGCAACGCAGTGCGGATCGTCGGCGGCGAGTTGCGCCGCCGGGTATTGCGCTTTCCCGATAGCGAAGGCTTGCGCCCGACCCCCGACCGGGTCCGCGAAACCCTGTTCAACTGGCTCGGCCAGGAACTCGACGGCTGGCATTGCCTCGATCTCTTCGCCGGTAGCGGCGCGCTCGGCTTCGAGGCCGCATCGCGCGGCGCGGCGCGGGTAGTGATGATCGAGAAGGCACCACGGGTGCTGGCGGCGTTGCAGGAAAACCACGAATTGCTGCACAAACCTGCGGCGGTGGAGATCGTTCGCGGGGATGCGCTACAATATTTGTCTTCGTCCAAGTCGAAATTCGACCTGATCTTCGTCGATCCCCCTTACCACAAGGGCTGGATCGCCCGGCTGGAGCCCCTGCTCGACGCCGCGCTGCACGCAGACGGGGCGCTTTACCTTGAGGCGGAGAACGAAATCGAAACGCTGGGCCCGTGGCAGACCGTACGCCACGGCAAAGCGGGCGAAGTGCATTTTCACCTGATGCGGCGCGAGCCGAGCCAACCGAACGACTGA
- a CDS encoding M16 family metallopeptidase translates to MKRLLTVVFAFFTLLAGQPAVAGVAIEHWQTAGGTRVYFVASRALPMLDVQVDFAAGSMFDPLGKSGLAALTRGTLDLGAGDLDETAIAEQLADLGAQLGGGADTDRASVSLRTLTATDKLAPALAILGRVLASPRFADDIFAREQTRTVSALKEAQTRPDSIAGKAFWEALYPKHPYGRQASPESVAGLSRDDARAFHAQYYVAANATITLVGDLDRTSAERIAGELAAALPTGSAAVLPAPPVPVKGSQKHIAHPASQAHIQIGLPAIERGHPDFFPLVVGNYTLGGGGFVSRLMKEVRDKRGYAYSVYSYFAPLKQPGPFQIGLQTKRSQARDAIKLARSLIDDFVKNGPSGEELAAAKANLTGSFPLRLDSNRKLLDNAAVIGFYGLPLDYLDTYQAKVAAVTVDDVKKAFSRHVRGDYLTTVTVAGE, encoded by the coding sequence ATGAAACGCTTGTTGACCGTAGTTTTTGCCTTTTTCACCCTGCTTGCCGGCCAGCCGGCCGTCGCCGGCGTCGCCATCGAACACTGGCAGACGGCGGGCGGTACCCGCGTCTATTTCGTCGCCAGCCGCGCCTTGCCAATGCTCGACGTGCAGGTCGACTTTGCCGCCGGTTCGATGTTCGACCCGCTCGGCAAGTCCGGGCTGGCCGCGCTGACCCGGGGCACGCTTGATCTCGGCGCCGGCGACCTCGACGAAACCGCGATTGCCGAACAGCTCGCCGACCTCGGCGCGCAACTCGGCGGCGGCGCCGACACCGACCGCGCCAGCGTTTCGCTGCGTACCCTGACTGCGACCGACAAACTGGCCCCGGCCCTGGCCATCCTCGGCCGGGTGCTGGCCAGCCCGCGCTTCGCCGACGACATCTTCGCCCGCGAGCAGACCCGCACCGTATCGGCCCTGAAGGAAGCGCAGACACGGCCCGACAGCATTGCCGGCAAGGCCTTCTGGGAAGCGCTCTATCCCAAGCATCCGTACGGCCGCCAGGCATCGCCGGAAAGCGTCGCCGGGCTTAGCCGCGACGACGCCCGCGCCTTCCATGCACAGTATTACGTCGCTGCCAACGCAACCATCACCCTGGTCGGCGACCTCGACCGCACCAGCGCCGAACGCATCGCCGGCGAGCTCGCCGCCGCGCTGCCGACCGGCAGTGCGGCTGTGCTGCCGGCACCGCCGGTGCCGGTCAAGGGTAGCCAGAAGCACATCGCCCACCCAGCCTCGCAGGCACACATCCAGATTGGTCTGCCGGCGATCGAGCGCGGCCACCCCGATTTCTTCCCGCTGGTGGTCGGCAACTACACCCTGGGCGGCGGCGGCTTTGTCTCGCGCCTGATGAAGGAAGTGCGCGACAAGCGCGGCTACGCCTACAGCGTGTATAGCTATTTCGCGCCGCTGAAGCAGCCCGGCCCCTTCCAGATCGGCCTGCAGACCAAGCGCAGCCAGGCCCGCGATGCGATCAAGCTGGCCCGCAGCCTGATCGACGACTTCGTCAAGAACGGCCCGAGCGGCGAAGAGCTGGCCGCCGCCAAGGCCAACCTGACCGGCAGCTTCCCGCTGCGCCTGGACAGTAACCGCAAGCTGCTCGACAACGCTGCGGTCATCGGCTTCTACGGCCTGCCGCTCGACTATCTCGATACTTACCAGGCCAAGGTGGCTGCAGTTACGGTCGACGACGTTAAAAAGGCATTTTCCCGCCATGTGCGCGGCGACTATCTGACCACCGTGACGGTGGCCGGCGAATGA
- a CDS encoding M16 family metallopeptidase: MLPRSLRPVALALILAAAAPATVFANPFETTLKNGLRVIVKEDRRAPTAVQMVWYRIGSMDEVDGQSGVAHVLEHMMFKGTPSVGPGEFNKRVAAAGGRDNAFTSRDYTAYFQQVPKEKLPEMMALEADRMRHLNVDAQEFAQEIKVVMEERRMRTDDNPQAKLFEQMNAAAFQAHPYRRPIIGWMNDLENMTAADAKAWYDTWYMPNNAYVVITGDVDHQAVFALAEQHYGALESRPLPLRRPQSEPAQEGIRRVSVKAPAELPALIMGWKAPVLRDIERDRDPYALDMLTAVLDGHDAARFNKKLVREDKVALSVDIGYDGSARGPGMLYITGTPSEGRSIADLEAAIRSEIARIQKDGVSPAELKRARAQLLAQQIYKKDSMFGQAMEIGQTEAANLPWQGIEKMLEKLQQVSAEDIQAAARKYFIDDTLTVGVLDPQPLAQAPRRPAKPGSRH, encoded by the coding sequence ATGTTGCCGCGCTCCCTCCGCCCCGTAGCTCTCGCCCTGATCCTGGCCGCCGCAGCCCCGGCCACGGTGTTCGCCAACCCCTTTGAAACCACGCTCAAGAACGGCCTGCGGGTGATCGTCAAGGAAGACCGCCGGGCGCCGACCGCGGTGCAGATGGTCTGGTACCGGATCGGCAGCATGGACGAGGTCGACGGCCAGTCCGGCGTCGCCCACGTGCTCGAACACATGATGTTCAAGGGCACGCCGAGCGTCGGCCCCGGCGAATTCAACAAGCGGGTAGCCGCTGCCGGCGGCCGCGACAACGCCTTCACCAGCCGCGATTACACCGCTTACTTCCAGCAGGTGCCAAAAGAAAAGCTGCCCGAAATGATGGCGCTCGAAGCTGACCGGATGCGCCATCTCAACGTCGACGCCCAGGAATTCGCGCAGGAGATCAAGGTGGTGATGGAAGAGCGTCGGATGCGCACCGACGACAATCCGCAAGCCAAGCTGTTCGAGCAGATGAACGCCGCCGCCTTCCAGGCCCACCCCTACCGCCGGCCGATCATCGGCTGGATGAATGACCTGGAAAACATGACCGCCGCCGATGCCAAGGCCTGGTACGACACCTGGTACATGCCCAACAACGCCTACGTGGTGATCACCGGCGACGTCGATCACCAGGCGGTCTTCGCCCTCGCCGAGCAGCACTACGGCGCGCTCGAAAGCCGCCCGCTGCCGCTGCGCCGGCCGCAGAGCGAGCCGGCGCAGGAAGGCATCCGCCGGGTCAGCGTCAAGGCCCCGGCCGAACTGCCGGCGCTGATCATGGGCTGGAAGGCGCCGGTCCTGCGCGACATCGAGCGCGACCGCGACCCTTACGCGCTGGACATGCTGACCGCCGTACTCGACGGCCACGACGCCGCCCGCTTCAACAAGAAGCTGGTGCGCGAGGACAAGGTCGCGCTCTCGGTCGATATCGGCTACGACGGCAGCGCCCGCGGCCCGGGCATGCTCTACATCACCGGCACGCCGTCGGAAGGACGCAGCATCGCCGATCTGGAAGCCGCGATCCGCAGCGAAATCGCCCGCATCCAGAAGGATGGCGTGAGCCCGGCTGAGCTGAAGCGGGCGCGCGCCCAGTTGCTGGCGCAGCAGATTTACAAGAAGGATTCGATGTTCGGCCAGGCGATGGAAATCGGCCAGACCGAGGCTGCCAACCTGCCCTGGCAAGGCATCGAAAAGATGCTGGAAAAGCTGCAGCAGGTCAGCGCCGAAGACATCCAGGCGGCTGCCCGCAAATATTTTATCGACGATACGCTGACCGTCGGCGTCCTCGACCCGCAACCGCTGGCACAGGCGCCGCGCCGCCCGGCCAAGCCCGGCAGCCGGCATTGA
- the ftsY gene encoding signal recognition particle-docking protein FtsY — MFSFLKKKIAGEPAAEAPIVAESTPAAAPVAAPAVEAAAAPSWRERLFKGLAKTRAQLGGKLKSLFSRGKVDDELLEELETLLLTSDVGIEATTHLLEELKARAKRDKLDTPEAIQKALSDALHDTLLPLEQPLDVSGHKPFVIMIAGVNGAGKTTSIGKLAKYFQNQGKSVLLAAGDTFRAAAREQLQTWGERNSVTVIAQESGDPAAVIFDAISAAKARGIDIVLADTAGRLPTQLHLMEEIAKVRRVIQKVDPSGPHETLLVLDANIGQNALQQVKAFDKAINVTGLVVTKLDGTAKGGVIAGIARQCPKPIRFIGVGEQIDDLRPFVARDFVDALFE; from the coding sequence ATGTTCAGTTTCCTCAAGAAAAAAATCGCCGGCGAACCGGCAGCCGAAGCACCGATCGTCGCCGAAAGCACGCCAGCCGCTGCACCGGTCGCAGCGCCGGCCGTCGAAGCCGCCGCCGCGCCTTCCTGGCGCGAGCGCCTGTTCAAGGGCCTGGCCAAGACCCGCGCCCAACTCGGCGGCAAGCTCAAGTCGCTGTTCTCGCGGGGCAAGGTCGATGACGAGTTGCTCGAAGAACTGGAAACCCTGCTCCTGACCTCCGATGTCGGGATCGAGGCAACCACCCACCTGCTCGAAGAGCTCAAGGCGCGCGCCAAGCGCGACAAGCTCGACACCCCGGAGGCGATCCAGAAGGCCCTCTCCGACGCGCTGCATGACACCCTGCTGCCGCTCGAACAACCGCTCGACGTGTCCGGCCACAAACCCTTCGTGATCATGATTGCCGGGGTTAACGGCGCCGGCAAGACGACCTCGATCGGCAAACTGGCCAAGTACTTCCAGAACCAGGGCAAGAGCGTCCTGCTGGCCGCCGGCGACACCTTCCGCGCCGCCGCCCGCGAGCAATTGCAGACCTGGGGCGAGCGCAACAGCGTGACGGTGATCGCGCAGGAGTCCGGCGACCCGGCGGCGGTGATCTTCGACGCCATTTCGGCGGCCAAGGCGCGCGGCATCGACATCGTCCTCGCCGACACTGCCGGCCGTCTGCCGACCCAGCTGCACCTGATGGAGGAAATCGCCAAGGTCCGCCGCGTGATCCAGAAGGTCGACCCGAGCGGCCCGCACGAAACCCTGCTCGTGCTCGACGCCAATATCGGCCAGAACGCGCTGCAACAGGTCAAGGCCTTCGACAAGGCGATCAACGTCACCGGCCTGGTGGTGACCAAGCTCGACGGCACCGCCAAGGGCGGCGTGATCGCCGGCATCGCCCGCCAGTGTCCGAAACCGATCCGCTTCATCGGCGTCGGCGAACAGATCGACGACCTGCGCCCCTTCGTCGCGCGCGATTTCGTCGATGCGCTGTTTGAGTAG
- a CDS encoding cell division ATP-binding protein FtsE, with product MIVASNLTKRYPGGLQALHDVSFEISAGEMVCVTGHSGAGKTTLIKLISTIEAPTAGSLLVNGQNLAALRRSALPFIRRNFGLIFQDQKLLFDRSALENVLLPLEIVGLPYREAVRRAQAALDKVGLLERAKANPVALSGGEQQRLAIARAVVNRPAVLVADEPTGNLDAESAEQIFAIFESFHQVGVTVVIATHDLGCIRRFEPRVLRLDHGRLL from the coding sequence ATGATCGTTGCCAGCAACCTGACCAAGCGCTACCCCGGTGGGCTGCAGGCCCTGCACGACGTCAGTTTCGAGATTTCGGCGGGTGAAATGGTCTGCGTGACCGGCCATTCGGGGGCCGGCAAGACGACGCTGATCAAGCTGATTTCGACCATCGAGGCGCCGACTGCCGGCAGCTTGCTGGTCAACGGCCAGAACCTCGCGGCTTTGCGTCGCAGTGCATTGCCGTTCATCCGGCGCAATTTCGGCCTGATCTTTCAGGACCAGAAGCTGCTGTTCGACCGCAGCGCACTGGAGAACGTGTTGCTGCCGCTGGAAATCGTCGGCCTGCCTTACCGCGAGGCGGTGCGCCGGGCGCAGGCGGCGCTCGACAAGGTTGGCCTGCTTGAACGCGCCAAGGCCAACCCGGTGGCGCTGTCGGGCGGCGAACAGCAGCGGCTGGCGATTGCCCGGGCGGTGGTCAACCGGCCGGCGGTGCTGGTCGCCGACGAGCCGACCGGCAACCTCGACGCCGAATCGGCGGAGCAGATCTTCGCCATTTTCGAATCCTTCCACCAGGTCGGCGTCACCGTCGTGATCGCCACCCACGACCTCGGCTGCATCCGCCGCTTCGAGCCCCGGGTGCTGCGTCTCGACCACGGGAGGCTGCTATGA
- the ftsX gene encoding permease-like cell division protein FtsX codes for MNSWLAQHQAACGRAVRRLLAAPLNTLLSLLVIGIALTIPAFGYLVLDSLRQLGHGAAGAQQVSVFMQLDASKKDVSEIEARLQAAAPGRWRFVPRDEALARLKGNEGMAEIVASLPRNPLPDAFVVEPPNPAPEALEVLKKEISGWPRVEHVQLDSAWVRRFDAFIRIGRLALGMLAAVFAAGLVAVTFNTIRLQVLGHAAEIEVARMIGATDAFISRPFHYFGALQGAAGGLLAALLVALGLALLAAPVGELAALYGAQFALRTPGLAEVAALVGCGGLLGWLGGQLSVHLSLRQFD; via the coding sequence ATGAACTCCTGGCTGGCCCAGCATCAGGCCGCTTGCGGCCGCGCTGTCCGCCGCCTGCTGGCGGCACCGCTCAATACCCTGTTGTCGCTGCTGGTGATCGGCATTGCGCTGACTATTCCCGCCTTCGGCTATCTGGTCCTCGACAGCCTGCGCCAGTTGGGGCATGGCGCCGCCGGCGCCCAGCAGGTCAGCGTCTTCATGCAGCTTGATGCAAGCAAGAAGGATGTGAGCGAGATCGAGGCCCGGCTGCAGGCAGCGGCCCCCGGCCGCTGGCGTTTCGTGCCGCGCGACGAGGCCCTGGCGCGGCTCAAGGGCAACGAGGGGATGGCCGAAATCGTCGCCAGCCTGCCGCGCAACCCCTTGCCCGATGCCTTCGTGGTCGAGCCGCCGAACCCGGCGCCGGAGGCGCTGGAAGTGCTGAAGAAGGAAATCTCCGGCTGGCCCCGGGTTGAACACGTGCAACTCGATTCGGCCTGGGTGCGGCGCTTCGACGCCTTCATCCGGATCGGCCGGCTGGCGCTCGGAATGCTGGCGGCGGTATTCGCCGCCGGGCTGGTGGCGGTGACCTTCAACACCATCCGTCTACAGGTGCTCGGCCACGCCGCCGAGATCGAGGTGGCGCGGATGATCGGTGCCACTGACGCCTTCATCAGCCGCCCCTTCCATTATTTCGGTGCCTTGCAGGGTGCGGCCGGCGGCCTGCTCGCGGCCTTGCTGGTGGCGCTCGGCCTGGCCCTGCTGGCCGCCCCGGTCGGCGAACTGGCGGCGCTCTATGGTGCCCAGTTTGCGCTGCGCACCCCGGGCCTGGCCGAAGTCGCCGCGCTGGTCGGCTGCGGTGGCCTGCTCGGCTGGCTCGGCGGACAGTTGTCGGTGCACCTGTCGCTGCGCCAGTTCGACTAG
- a CDS encoding FAD-dependent oxidoreductase — MQRRDFLRAGGAGLAFGALGGTLAACAKARPPLPPGELLGGNPPAAHRLRSGDFPAPDEVRQVGIAIVGGGVSGMSAAWQLNKAGIDDFVVLEMESEPGGNSRAGQSPLCAYPWGAHYLPLPGSEARLVRELLAELGVLQGDPGARRPTYDERYLCATPQERVFRDGLWEEGLLPQLGLDTEERAQQRRFAETVDAMKRQRGRDGLRVFALPLALASRDPAWLALDRISFASWLKAQGFTAPSLHWLANYACRDDYGLGHGETSAWAGLHYFACRNGEAANAAGDCVLTAPEGNAWLLRGLAAHAAGRIVTDALVWRIDEEKGGFTVDCLCGEKSRRYHARKLLWAAPAFVLPHVWRNAPGPLKAAAGSGDYAPWLVANLHLDRLPQQRHGAAPAWDNVLYEGVGLGYVDATHQLLRRHHGASIYTYYRPLNELAPAAARQLLLNTSQAAWAESILGELERVHPDLREVVSRLDVMRYGHAMRRPLPGSLFASPRQTLLAFRHPRLALAHADLSGISLFEEAQYRGVQAARQLLGRGGVVMG; from the coding sequence ATGCAGCGTCGCGATTTCCTTCGCGCCGGTGGTGCCGGCCTCGCCTTCGGGGCTCTGGGCGGGACGCTGGCGGCGTGCGCCAAAGCCCGACCACCGCTGCCGCCGGGCGAGTTGCTGGGCGGCAATCCGCCAGCTGCGCACCGTCTGCGCAGCGGCGATTTCCCCGCACCCGACGAAGTCCGGCAGGTTGGTATTGCCATCGTGGGCGGCGGGGTGTCGGGCATGTCCGCTGCCTGGCAGCTGAACAAGGCCGGGATTGACGATTTCGTCGTGCTCGAAATGGAATCCGAACCCGGCGGCAATTCGCGCGCCGGCCAGTCGCCGCTGTGCGCCTATCCCTGGGGTGCGCACTATCTGCCACTGCCGGGCAGCGAAGCGCGGCTGGTGCGCGAACTCCTGGCTGAACTCGGCGTGCTGCAAGGCGACCCCGGCGCCCGGCGCCCGACTTACGACGAGCGTTACCTCTGCGCGACGCCGCAGGAGCGGGTTTTTCGCGACGGCTTGTGGGAAGAGGGGCTGTTGCCGCAACTCGGGCTCGATACCGAGGAACGGGCGCAGCAAAGGCGTTTTGCCGAAACCGTCGACGCCATGAAGCGCCAGCGCGGCCGCGACGGCCTGCGCGTCTTCGCCTTGCCGCTGGCGCTGGCCAGCCGCGACCCGGCTTGGCTGGCGCTCGACCGGATCAGCTTTGCCAGCTGGCTGAAGGCGCAGGGTTTCACCGCGCCCAGCCTGCACTGGCTGGCCAATTACGCCTGCCGCGACGATTACGGGTTGGGCCACGGCGAGACCTCGGCCTGGGCCGGGCTGCATTATTTCGCCTGCCGCAACGGCGAGGCAGCCAATGCCGCCGGCGATTGCGTGCTGACCGCGCCGGAGGGTAACGCCTGGCTGCTGCGCGGGCTGGCTGCGCACGCCGCCGGGCGGATCGTCACCGATGCGCTGGTGTGGCGGATCGACGAGGAAAAAGGTGGGTTCACGGTCGACTGCCTGTGTGGCGAAAAATCCCGCCGCTATCACGCCAGAAAGCTGCTCTGGGCGGCTCCGGCCTTCGTCCTGCCGCACGTCTGGCGCAACGCCCCGGGGCCGCTCAAGGCCGCCGCCGGCAGCGGCGACTACGCGCCCTGGCTGGTCGCCAACCTGCACCTCGACCGCCTGCCGCAGCAACGCCACGGCGCCGCGCCGGCCTGGGACAACGTCCTCTACGAGGGCGTCGGCCTTGGCTATGTCGATGCCACGCACCAACTGCTGCGCCGGCACCACGGCGCCAGCATCTACACCTACTACCGGCCGCTGAACGAACTCGCCCCGGCAGCGGCCCGCCAACTGCTGCTGAACACCTCGCAAGCCGCCTGGGCCGAGAGCATCCTCGGCGAACTGGAGCGGGTTCACCCCGACCTGCGCGAAGTGGTCAGCCGCCTCGACGTGATGCGCTACGGCCACGCCATGCGCCGCCCGCTGCCGGGCAGCCTCTTCGCCAGCCCCCGGCAAACCCTGCTCGCCTTTCGCCATCCCCGCCTGGCGCTGGCCCATGCCGACCTGTCCGGCATTTCCCTGTTTGAGGAAGCGCAATACCGGGGCGTGCAGGCGGCGCGGCAGTTACTGGGGCGGGGTGGGGTGGTGATGGGTTGA